From Candidatus Saganbacteria bacterium, a single genomic window includes:
- a CDS encoding Rrf2 family transcriptional regulator, whose protein sequence is MRLTTKGEYAVRALIYLLQKSEEGPVQIREISDSESMSKSYIEQLFNKMRKAGLIKSSRGSRGGYVLGKSPKKITIGDIIRCVEGPIYLTLCSGSGGNNCSRASSCKSYPMWKKINEKLESALDSVNLGDLK, encoded by the coding sequence ATGAGACTCACAACTAAAGGCGAATATGCGGTAAGGGCCCTGATCTATCTTCTTCAAAAATCAGAAGAAGGTCCGGTCCAGATAAGAGAAATATCGGATAGCGAGTCGATGTCAAAGTCCTATATCGAGCAGCTTTTTAACAAGATGAGAAAGGCCGGGCTGATAAAAAGTTCGCGCGGGTCAAGGGGCGGCTATGTCCTCGGGAAAAGCCCGAAGAAGATAACCATCGGGGATATTATACGGTGTGTTGAAGGCCCGATTTATCTTACTCTCTGCAGCGGAAGCGGCGGGAACAATTGCAGCAGGGCTTCAAGCTGCAAGTCGTACCCTATGTGGAAAAAGATAAACGAAAAGCTTGAATCCGCTTTGGACTCGGTCAACCTTGGGGACCTAAAATAA
- the gpmI gene encoding 2,3-bisphosphoglycerate-independent phosphoglycerate mutase, with protein MGNNRVYLCILDGFALGKQDESNAIYDAIKSGNAPFIKELFEKHPYSKLECSGLAVGLPAGTMGNSEVNHLNMGAGRVVYQSIERINVAINDGSFFKNEALTKAVDNCKKNDSTLHLMGILQGHGGTVHGSILHLYALLDLVKRNTLKNVKIHLFTDGRDTNPKAAGEIYLKMLEDKIAELGLSGVVKIASVMGREIAMDRDTAWDKTLIAMKALVLGQGEYKSDTARQAIEDSYKRGDTDEFIRPTIIGDYKGIKPKDSVIYFNFRQDRTIQLTTTFCEQDKKFFDYKKGTKPIDEDIYKQILGLQKGIQPFVFVAMTEYYPGLHGLTAFPEKEIPDTVGEVISRAGLKQLRLAGPEKFAHVTAWFSGRRAEPFPGEDRHLAQDMKLKERTQEGKHYDWVPEMTAFLETDYSLKAIESGKYSLIVHNFQNGDMVGHTGNLKAATEAICDISKCLEKLVPAWTSKGGVFILTADHGNCDEMYFETNGKEIVSTQHSLNKVPFWIIGKEVSLKSEGIIPDIGTTIVGLMSLKKPADMTANSLF; from the coding sequence GTGGGAAATAACAGGGTATATCTATGCATCCTCGATGGCTTCGCGCTCGGGAAACAGGACGAAAGCAACGCGATCTATGACGCGATAAAGTCAGGCAATGCACCTTTTATAAAAGAACTTTTTGAAAAACACCCTTATTCAAAGCTGGAATGCAGCGGCCTGGCTGTCGGCCTTCCGGCAGGAACGATGGGCAATTCCGAGGTAAATCATCTCAATATGGGAGCAGGAAGGGTTGTATACCAATCGATCGAGAGGATAAACGTCGCGATAAACGATGGGAGTTTTTTCAAGAACGAAGCTTTGACGAAAGCTGTAGACAACTGTAAAAAGAACGATTCAACGCTCCATCTTATGGGAATACTCCAGGGGCATGGCGGGACAGTCCACGGGAGCATCCTGCATCTTTATGCACTTCTCGATCTTGTAAAAAGGAACACGCTCAAAAACGTCAAAATTCATTTATTCACCGACGGCCGCGATACAAACCCTAAGGCTGCGGGAGAGATCTACCTGAAGATGCTCGAGGATAAGATTGCGGAGCTCGGGCTTTCCGGTGTGGTAAAGATTGCTTCAGTGATGGGGCGCGAGATCGCGATGGACCGCGACACGGCATGGGACAAGACGCTGATCGCAATGAAAGCTTTAGTGCTCGGACAGGGAGAATATAAATCCGATACTGCAAGGCAGGCGATAGAGGATTCGTACAAAAGAGGGGATACGGACGAATTCATAAGACCGACGATAATCGGCGATTATAAAGGCATAAAACCAAAAGATTCCGTTATCTACTTTAATTTCAGGCAGGACAGGACGATACAGCTGACAACGACGTTCTGCGAGCAGGATAAAAAATTCTTTGATTACAAAAAAGGCACGAAGCCTATAGATGAAGATATATATAAACAAATACTTGGCCTTCAAAAAGGTATCCAGCCGTTCGTTTTTGTGGCGATGACAGAGTATTATCCCGGTCTTCACGGGCTGACAGCCTTTCCGGAAAAGGAAATACCGGACACCGTTGGAGAAGTCATCTCGAGGGCCGGGCTGAAACAGCTGCGTCTTGCAGGCCCGGAAAAATTCGCGCACGTAACAGCCTGGTTCTCGGGAAGAAGGGCGGAACCTTTTCCGGGAGAAGACAGGCATCTAGCCCAGGACATGAAGCTCAAGGAAAGAACTCAGGAGGGAAAACATTACGACTGGGTGCCGGAGATGACGGCCTTCCTTGAGACCGATTATTCACTTAAAGCTATAGAAAGCGGCAAATATTCCCTCATAGTGCACAATTTCCAGAACGGCGACATGGTCGGACATACGGGGAATTTAAAAGCTGCGACAGAAGCGATATGCGATATTTCCAAATGCCTTGAAAAGCTCGTGCCGGCGTGGACTTCAAAAGGCGGGGTCTTTATCTTAACTGCGGATCACGGCAATTGTGACGAGATGTATTTTGAAACGAACGGGAAAGAGATCGTCAGCACCCAGCATTCATTAAACAAAGTTCCGTTCTGGATCATCGGGAAAGAAGTCAGCTTGAAAAGCGAAGGGATTATTCCCGATATCGGAACAACAATTGTCGGCCTCATGAGCCTTAAAAAACCCGCGGATATGACGGCAAACTCTCTTTTCTAG
- the nadA gene encoding quinolinate synthase NadA, whose protein sequence is MTSKIAELKKQKNAVILAHNYQLPEVQDVADFVGDSLGLSMEASKTNADIIIFCGVHFMAETAKILNPKKKVLMPDLKAGCPMANMITADQLVGLRKKHPAAKVVCYINTTATVKAHCDICCTSGNVLKVVGSLRDGEIIFIPDQYLGSWVSKRLNKQMVLWPGFCNIHVKILPEHITAKKRLYPNALVMVHPECTPAVIDLADKVASTSGMIDFPRTSPAKEFIVGTETGIIHRLNKKYPDRKFYPAYEGAICPNMKLTTLEKVMWCLEEEEDEVFVLADIAEKAGACIGRMLDL, encoded by the coding sequence TTGACATCAAAGATTGCCGAATTAAAAAAACAAAAGAACGCTGTTATCCTCGCGCATAATTACCAGCTGCCTGAAGTACAGGATGTCGCTGACTTTGTAGGGGATTCGCTCGGCCTTAGCATGGAAGCATCAAAGACAAATGCCGATATAATAATTTTTTGCGGCGTGCATTTCATGGCGGAGACGGCGAAAATCTTAAATCCCAAGAAAAAGGTTTTGATGCCGGATCTGAAGGCCGGCTGCCCTATGGCAAATATGATAACTGCGGATCAGCTTGTCGGATTAAGAAAAAAACACCCGGCCGCAAAGGTCGTATGTTATATCAACACTACTGCTACGGTAAAAGCTCATTGTGATATCTGCTGTACTTCCGGCAACGTGCTTAAAGTTGTCGGTTCATTAAGGGATGGGGAGATCATCTTTATTCCGGACCAATACCTGGGCAGCTGGGTATCAAAGCGGCTAAATAAGCAGATGGTCCTCTGGCCCGGGTTTTGCAATATCCACGTGAAGATACTTCCGGAACATATAACCGCGAAGAAAAGGCTTTACCCGAACGCACTCGTAATGGTCCACCCGGAATGCACGCCTGCCGTCATTGACCTCGCTGATAAAGTGGCCAGCACTTCCGGGATGATAGATTTTCCCCGGACCTCTCCCGCAAAAGAGTTTATCGTGGGAACGGAGACCGGGATTATCCACCGGCTGAACAAAAAATATCCCGACAGGAAATTTTATCCCGCTTATGAAGGGGCCATTTGCCCCAACATGAAACTGACAACGCTTGAAAAAGTCATGTGGTGCCTCGAGGAAGAGGAAGATGAGGTCTTTGTTTTGGCTGATATCGCAGAAAAAGCCGGGGCCTGCATCGGCAGAATGTTGGACTTATAA
- the nifS gene encoding cysteine desulfurase NifS: MKRIYLDYAATTPAHPQVVEVMQPYFNEIFGNPSSIHSFGQEARAAVEVSREKVAGLIGARTDEVVFTSGGTESDNFAVKGVAFANQKKGNHIIISAIEHHAVTEPCAFLKKLGFDITVLPVDEQGLVDLEKVKQAITDKTVLVSVMHANNEIGTIEPVEEIGKIAKEKGVFFHTDAVQTAGAIPIDVNKMNVDLLSVSAHKLYGPKGVGALYIRKGTKMVPFMHGGGQEKNRRGSTENVPGIVGFGKAAELAALEMNERAKHLIPLRDKLTTSLSEKIGDSILNGHPVKRLPNNVNFCFKFVEGESMLLTLDMEGIAASTGSACSSATLEPSHVLLAIGRPHEIAHGSIRFTLGRLTTEEDIDHVIDVFPKIVEKLRKMSPLYKGG, from the coding sequence ATGAAAAGAATATATTTAGACTATGCCGCGACTACGCCCGCGCACCCGCAGGTCGTTGAGGTGATGCAGCCGTACTTCAATGAAATTTTCGGAAATCCCTCTTCGATCCATTCTTTCGGACAAGAAGCACGGGCCGCGGTCGAAGTTTCCCGCGAGAAAGTCGCGGGTTTGATCGGCGCCAGGACAGATGAAGTTGTTTTTACTTCCGGCGGTACTGAGTCGGATAATTTTGCTGTTAAAGGCGTTGCTTTTGCTAACCAGAAAAAGGGAAATCATATAATAATCTCGGCGATCGAGCATCACGCAGTGACAGAGCCGTGTGCTTTTCTTAAAAAGCTGGGGTTTGATATTACTGTACTCCCCGTTGATGAACAAGGGCTTGTTGATCTTGAAAAAGTCAAACAAGCAATTACAGATAAGACTGTTCTGGTATCTGTTATGCATGCTAACAACGAGATCGGCACAATAGAGCCGGTCGAAGAGATAGGAAAGATTGCCAAAGAAAAAGGTGTCTTTTTCCATACAGATGCCGTACAAACTGCGGGTGCTATCCCAATAGATGTAAATAAGATGAACGTTGACCTTCTTTCAGTTTCTGCCCATAAACTTTACGGGCCTAAGGGTGTTGGCGCTTTATACATCAGAAAGGGAACCAAGATGGTCCCCTTCATGCACGGCGGCGGCCAGGAAAAGAACCGTAGGGGTTCGACCGAAAATGTTCCCGGAATAGTCGGTTTTGGAAAGGCCGCGGAACTCGCCGCCTTGGAAATGAATGAAAGGGCAAAACATCTTATTCCTCTGAGGGATAAACTGACTACGTCCTTGTCTGAAAAAATAGGCGACAGCATCCTGAACGGACATCCGGTTAAAAGGCTTCCGAATAACGTGAATTTCTGTTTTAAATTTGTCGAGGGTGAATCAATGCTTTTAACCCTTGATATGGAGGGGATCGCAGCATCCACGGGTTCCGCATGCTCTTCCGCAACACTTGAGCCTTCTCATGTGCTTCTTGCAATAGGAAGGCCGCATGAGATCGCCCACGGCTCGATCAGGTTTACTTTAGGAAGGCTGACTACAGAAGAAGATATCGACCATGTTATAGATGTGTTCCCGAAGATCGTCGAAAAGCTGAGGAAGATGTCGCCGTTATACAAAGGAGGATAA
- the nifU gene encoding Fe-S cluster assembly scaffold protein NifU, which yields MPTYSEKVMDHFKNPRNVGEIKDPDGVGHVGNPVCGDIMELYIKVKDKIITDVKFKTFGCGAAIATSSMITELVKGKNIDEALKISNRAVVEALGGLPPVKLHCSVLAEDALKSAIDDYLKKTTGKGLEGFKPHDDQPPQ from the coding sequence ATGCCCACTTACAGTGAAAAGGTGATGGACCATTTTAAGAACCCCAGGAATGTAGGCGAGATAAAAGATCCTGACGGCGTTGGGCATGTCGGCAACCCTGTCTGCGGGGACATAATGGAGCTCTATATTAAGGTAAAAGATAAAATAATAACGGATGTTAAGTTCAAGACGTTCGGCTGCGGCGCGGCAATAGCCACTTCTTCGATGATAACCGAGCTTGTTAAGGGCAAAAATATCGATGAAGCTCTTAAAATATCAAACCGCGCTGTCGTCGAAGCGTTGGGCGGCCTTCCTCCGGTAAAGCTTCACTGTTCTGTGCTCGCGGAGGACGCCTTGAAATCCGCGATAGACGATTATCTGAAGAAAACTACAGGAAAAGGTCTGGAAGGATTCAAACCTCACGATGACCAACCGCCGCAGTAA
- the nth gene encoding endonuclease III: protein MQDQKEHANRIIGILSKKYPDAGIALQYKTPFQLLVVVILSAQSTDKQVNKLSPALFKILKTAKDFAKADVKEIEKYIYSSGFFRAKAKNIKAMAQMLLSDYGGVVPDSMEALIRLPGVARKTANVVLFNAFNKNEGIAVDTHVIRLSQRLGLSKYSDPVKIERDLMELFPKNMWGKITYYLIEHGRNICDAKRPKCEICPVKKLCPYFKSVLY, encoded by the coding sequence ATGCAAGACCAAAAAGAACATGCAAACAGGATTATCGGCATATTATCAAAAAAATATCCGGATGCCGGCATAGCACTTCAATATAAAACCCCTTTTCAGCTTTTGGTCGTTGTTATCCTGTCAGCGCAATCGACAGATAAACAGGTCAACAAACTTTCTCCTGCCCTTTTTAAAATACTTAAGACGGCGAAAGACTTCGCGAAGGCCGACGTCAAAGAGATAGAAAAATATATCTATTCTTCCGGGTTTTTCAGGGCAAAAGCAAAAAATATAAAGGCTATGGCGCAGATGCTGCTTTCTGATTATGGCGGCGTTGTCCCCGATTCAATGGAAGCGTTGATAAGGCTACCAGGGGTTGCAAGGAAAACTGCGAATGTAGTTCTTTTTAATGCTTTTAATAAGAACGAGGGGATTGCTGTGGATACTCACGTTATCAGGCTTTCTCAACGTCTCGGCCTTTCAAAATACTCAGACCCGGTAAAGATAGAGCGGGACCTTATGGAGCTTTTCCCTAAAAATATGTGGGGCAAGATAACATATTATCTGATCGAGCACGGCAGGAATATCTGCGACGCGAAGAGGCCTAAATGCGAGATATGTCCGGTAAAAAAGCTTTGCCCCTATTTTAAGTCGGTTCTATACTAG
- a CDS encoding VanZ family protein, whose protein sequence is MKKTIYWIPALLYMAMIFYLSSGAPPEPAKHAPMLVHIKLVHIIEYSALYALIFFAVRMSCKIPYNWQVVYCVFLTYIYGLTDELHQALVRGRTASLIDCFTNLLAAALMQAALSAALIWRDKHLNKAVIAAGAVKDKNEL, encoded by the coding sequence ATGAAAAAAACGATCTACTGGATCCCCGCGCTTTTATATATGGCGATGATATTTTATTTATCTTCGGGCGCGCCCCCCGAGCCGGCAAAACACGCGCCCATGCTCGTTCATATCAAACTGGTGCATATAATAGAATATTCGGCCCTTTACGCCCTCATATTCTTTGCAGTAAGGATGTCGTGTAAAATCCCCTATAACTGGCAGGTAGTGTACTGCGTCTTTCTAACATATATATACGGCCTGACGGACGAACTTCATCAGGCCCTTGTGCGCGGCAGGACCGCTTCTTTGATAGATTGCTTCACGAATTTATTGGCAGCGGCACTTATGCAGGCGGCGCTTTCGGCAGCCTTGATATGGAGAGATAAACACCTGAATAAAGCCGTCATTGCTGCAGGAGCGGTAAAAGATAAAAACGAATTATAA
- the mnmA gene encoding tRNA 2-thiouridine(34) synthase MnmA, whose translation MTNRRSKKVLAAMSGGVDSSVAAALLKQKGYDVVGITLDIWPSRPGRFAGCCSASAVDDAKSVADKLGIPHYVLNFRDVFKEFVIDDFISQYSSGKTPNPCVRCNQYIKFDRLIKKADELGAEFVATGHYAMIKNVKKRWQLQRSPDKLKDQSYFLYPISQSAMPRILFPVGSITKTRTRQIARALGLKVADKKDSQEICFVEDNNYGRFLSENIEGISKPGPIFDTDGNRVGMHRGIAFYTIGQRRGIGLPFGKPFYVVSIDKDSNSIVVGDEKATFGKELFADNLVWTSIDAPAKPFNANAKIRYASEESPATVIPAADGKVLVKFKRPVKSITPGQSVVFYNKNIVLGGGIICSKS comes from the coding sequence ATGACCAACCGCCGCAGTAAAAAAGTCCTTGCCGCGATGAGCGGCGGTGTCGACAGCTCCGTTGCTGCCGCGCTTTTAAAACAAAAAGGATATGATGTCGTCGGCATTACGCTGGATATCTGGCCTTCAAGGCCCGGCCGGTTCGCCGGCTGCTGCAGCGCAAGTGCTGTCGATGATGCGAAAAGTGTCGCGGACAAGCTCGGTATCCCGCACTACGTGCTAAATTTTCGGGATGTTTTCAAAGAATTTGTGATCGATGATTTTATTTCGCAATACTCATCCGGAAAGACCCCCAATCCCTGTGTCAGGTGCAATCAATATATCAAATTTGACCGTCTTATAAAAAAAGCTGACGAGCTCGGGGCGGAATTCGTGGCGACCGGCCATTACGCGATGATAAAAAATGTCAAAAAAAGATGGCAGCTGCAAAGATCTCCCGACAAGCTCAAAGATCAATCTTATTTTCTCTACCCTATCAGCCAAAGCGCTATGCCGAGAATTTTATTCCCTGTCGGCAGTATCACAAAGACGAGGACAAGGCAGATAGCAAGGGCACTCGGTCTGAAGGTTGCCGATAAAAAGGATAGCCAGGAGATCTGCTTCGTTGAAGACAATAATTACGGGCGGTTCCTTTCCGAAAATATCGAAGGTATATCAAAGCCCGGCCCTATTTTTGATACCGACGGGAACCGTGTCGGGATGCACAGGGGAATAGCTTTTTATACGATCGGCCAGAGAAGAGGCATCGGACTTCCGTTCGGGAAGCCTTTTTACGTTGTCAGCATCGATAAAGACAGCAATTCGATCGTTGTCGGCGATGAAAAGGCTACTTTCGGAAAAGAACTCTTCGCTGATAACCTCGTCTGGACATCCATAGATGCCCCGGCAAAGCCTTTCAACGCAAATGCAAAGATCCGGTATGCTTCTGAAGAATCGCCCGCTACGGTCATCCCGGCCGCTGATGGCAAGGTCCTGGTCAAGTTCAAGAGACCTGTAAAATCGATAACGCCGGGGCAGTCGGTCGTGTTCTATAATAAAAATATTGTTTTGGGGGGTGGGATAATTTGCAGCAAGAGTTGA
- the gyrA gene encoding DNA gyrase subunit A: MGDEEFLQEIDFTKGPDKPEEKFSKELMAKVDGEIDKKIADKRQEEQLKKETKKGPSKSAAKTNPEKKKKQEKTKTEGGGSDGNDPLPPAGDDGPPKARPDKINIEDEMRSSYIDYAMSVIVGRALPDVRDGLKPVHRRILYAMDGLGLAHNKPHKKSARLVGEVLGKYHPHGDMAVYDAMVRMAQDFSLRYMLVDGQGNFGSVDGDSAAAMRYTETRLSAMAEEMLADLEKETVDFMPNFDESLEEPKVLPSKFPNLLVNGSSGIAVGMATNIPPHNLTEVINGAVELIDNPEATNEDLMKIIKGPDFPTGAIICGRQGIKDGYTTGRGILTIRAKVIFEELKSGKEAIIINELPYQVNKANLVEQIAFLVKEKKLQGISDLRDESDRSGTRVYIELKRDTNKEIVLNQLYKHTNMQTTFGINSVALVDGEPRLLTLKDMLSEYIKHRDEVVTRRAKFDLKKAETEAHILEGLIICLDNLDKAIKLIRASKNVEEARQGLIKSFGLSLIQAQAILDMRLQKLTQLERTKIQEEYKAVLKLIAELKAILASKQKIMDIIKKELGEINEKYGDDRRTHIGAGAEDIDIEDLIADTDVVIPITKDGFIKRMPVTTFKSQHRGGRGISGMNTREEDQIEKLIIASSKSFILFFTNLGKVYKIKAYEIPETSRVGKGQSIANFLQLAEKEVVTSALPVKDFEQKSFLMMATKNGVIKKTPLEDFANIRRSGIIAIGIKDGDELNWVRETDGSREIMLVTVEGKAIRFKEKDVRDMGRAAGGVRGINLSKGDKVISMGVIEEGSSLLGITESGYGKRTLEKHFRVQHRGGKGIRLMKLRKGDKVSKLLIVLPGDEILITTKNGTMSRQKTDAISSQGRAASGVRVQRMDEGDKVVDIVIVPREENESPAKEEQKAEESEPPKKEKKGKNKKN; the protein is encoded by the coding sequence TTGGGAGACGAGGAGTTTTTACAGGAAATAGATTTTACAAAGGGCCCGGATAAGCCGGAGGAAAAATTTTCGAAAGAGCTCATGGCCAAAGTTGATGGCGAGATAGATAAAAAGATCGCGGACAAAAGACAGGAAGAGCAACTTAAAAAGGAAACAAAAAAAGGCCCCTCCAAAAGCGCGGCAAAAACAAACCCCGAGAAAAAGAAAAAACAGGAGAAAACGAAAACAGAAGGGGGCGGCAGCGACGGGAACGATCCTTTGCCGCCGGCAGGGGATGACGGCCCGCCAAAAGCCAGACCGGATAAAATAAATATAGAAGACGAAATGCGCTCGTCATACATAGATTACGCGATGAGCGTTATTGTGGGGCGCGCGCTGCCGGATGTCCGCGACGGCTTAAAACCGGTCCACCGCAGGATCCTGTACGCTATGGACGGGCTGGGCCTTGCGCACAACAAGCCGCATAAAAAATCCGCCAGACTTGTCGGAGAAGTCCTTGGTAAATACCACCCGCACGGAGACATGGCGGTATACGATGCGATGGTCAGGATGGCGCAAGACTTTTCTCTAAGGTACATGCTGGTAGACGGCCAGGGGAATTTCGGTTCCGTCGACGGGGACAGCGCAGCGGCGATGCGATATACCGAAACGCGTCTTTCGGCGATGGCGGAAGAAATGCTGGCCGACCTCGAAAAAGAAACAGTCGACTTCATGCCCAACTTTGATGAATCCCTGGAAGAGCCGAAAGTCCTCCCTTCAAAATTTCCAAACCTTTTGGTGAACGGATCTTCAGGGATCGCAGTCGGCATGGCCACAAACATACCCCCTCACAACCTGACCGAGGTCATAAACGGAGCGGTAGAACTGATCGACAATCCGGAGGCCACGAACGAAGACTTGATGAAGATCATCAAAGGCCCCGACTTCCCGACAGGCGCGATAATCTGCGGAAGACAGGGGATAAAGGACGGCTATACGACCGGAAGAGGGATCCTTACTATAAGGGCGAAGGTGATCTTTGAAGAGCTGAAGAGCGGGAAAGAGGCGATCATTATTAACGAACTTCCTTATCAGGTCAACAAAGCGAACCTGGTAGAGCAGATAGCTTTTCTTGTAAAAGAAAAGAAATTGCAGGGAATATCGGACCTAAGGGACGAATCCGACCGGAGCGGTACCAGGGTCTATATAGAGTTGAAGAGAGACACGAACAAAGAAATCGTTCTCAACCAGCTGTATAAGCATACCAACATGCAGACAACTTTCGGGATCAACTCCGTCGCACTGGTGGACGGAGAACCGAGGCTTCTTACATTAAAAGACATGCTTTCCGAGTATATAAAGCACAGGGACGAAGTTGTCACCAGAAGGGCAAAATTCGACCTGAAAAAGGCGGAAACGGAAGCGCACATACTGGAAGGTCTGATAATTTGCCTTGACAACCTGGACAAGGCGATCAAGCTGATCAGAGCTTCAAAGAACGTTGAAGAGGCAAGGCAGGGGCTGATAAAAAGCTTTGGTCTGTCTCTGATACAGGCCCAGGCCATCCTTGACATGCGCCTGCAAAAACTGACCCAGCTGGAGAGGACGAAGATCCAGGAAGAATACAAGGCAGTATTAAAACTTATTGCCGAACTCAAAGCGATATTGGCGAGTAAACAGAAAATAATGGACATCATAAAAAAAGAACTCGGGGAGATCAACGAAAAATACGGGGATGACAGACGTACGCATATCGGAGCCGGAGCGGAAGATATCGACATCGAAGACCTTATCGCGGATACGGATGTCGTGATCCCGATCACCAAGGACGGGTTCATAAAGAGGATGCCGGTCACGACCTTTAAATCACAGCACAGGGGCGGGCGCGGGATCTCGGGGATGAACACGAGAGAGGAGGACCAGATAGAAAAACTGATCATAGCCTCCTCAAAAAGCTTTATACTGTTCTTCACAAATTTAGGGAAGGTCTATAAGATCAAAGCTTACGAAATACCGGAAACAAGCAGGGTCGGAAAGGGCCAGTCTATCGCCAATTTTCTTCAGCTCGCGGAGAAAGAAGTGGTCACATCGGCACTTCCCGTAAAGGATTTCGAGCAAAAATCATTCCTGATGATGGCAACCAAGAACGGGGTCATCAAGAAAACACCACTCGAAGATTTTGCGAACATCAGAAGGAGCGGGATAATAGCGATAGGCATTAAAGACGGAGACGAACTCAACTGGGTAAGAGAGACGGACGGATCAAGAGAAATAATGCTCGTCACGGTAGAAGGCAAAGCCATAAGGTTCAAAGAAAAGGACGTGAGGGACATGGGCCGGGCAGCCGGCGGCGTAAGGGGGATAAACTTAAGCAAAGGAGACAAGGTGATCTCGATGGGAGTGATTGAAGAAGGCTCAAGCCTTCTCGGAATAACAGAAAGCGGATACGGGAAAAGAACGCTCGAAAAACATTTCAGAGTACAGCACCGCGGCGGTAAGGGCATACGGCTCATGAAGCTCAGGAAAGGCGACAAAGTTTCAAAGCTTCTTATAGTGCTTCCCGGTGACGAGATACTCATAACGACAAAGAACGGCACCATGAGCAGGCAGAAAACGGACGCGATATCTTCTCAGGGCAGGGCGGCAAGCGGAGTACGGGTCCAGAGGATGGACGAAGGAGACAAGGTTGTTGATATCGTAATAGTTCCAAGGGAAGAAAATGAATCCCCGGCCAAAGAAGAACAAAAAGCAGAGGAAAGCGAACCCCCCAAGAAAGAAAAAAAAGGGAAAAACAAGAAGAATTAA